A single Candidatus Cloacimonadota bacterium DNA region contains:
- a CDS encoding pyridoxal phosphate-dependent aminotransferase: MKLSQRALNIQASPIRKLMPHAQNTKNRGIKVYHLNIGQPDIPTPSEMIKVYHEFSEKVLAYGPSQGLEVYQQGLIHYYGKLGISLSAQDIIVTTAGSEAITFAMMVVANEGDEIIVPEPFYTNYNGFATMASIQLKAITTYAENGFALPADTEFEALITPKTKAIMLCNPGNPTGAVYSKEDIFRVANICKKHGIFMISDEVYREFIYDGLTHTSVLQIPEFSEYAILVDSVSKRYSACGARIGCIVSKNNEIMAATLKFAQARLCPPTIDQLAANACVYLPDEYFHEMVTEYQSRRDLVYDELVSIPGVICKKPQGAFYIIAKLPIANAEDFVIWMLDNYQMNGETVMAAPAEGFYASSGLGKDELRLAYILNKEDLGKAMNIFREGLAQYIKTH, encoded by the coding sequence ATGAAGTTATCGCAACGAGCATTGAACATCCAAGCTTCTCCCATTAGGAAGTTAATGCCTCACGCTCAGAACACCAAAAACAGAGGCATAAAAGTATATCATCTAAATATTGGACAACCCGACATACCAACTCCTTCAGAGATGATTAAAGTATATCATGAGTTTTCGGAAAAAGTGCTGGCATATGGCCCATCTCAGGGTTTAGAAGTGTATCAACAAGGATTGATACATTATTATGGTAAGCTTGGCATATCTTTATCTGCGCAGGACATAATAGTTACAACAGCAGGCAGTGAAGCTATCACCTTTGCCATGATGGTGGTAGCCAATGAAGGTGATGAAATAATTGTTCCAGAGCCATTCTATACAAATTACAACGGGTTTGCAACAATGGCTTCAATACAATTGAAAGCTATTACTACCTATGCAGAAAACGGTTTTGCTTTACCGGCAGATACAGAATTTGAAGCTTTGATTACTCCCAAAACAAAGGCTATTATGCTTTGTAACCCGGGGAATCCAACCGGTGCAGTATACAGCAAGGAAGATATCTTTCGGGTAGCAAATATATGTAAGAAACATGGTATATTTATGATATCGGATGAGGTTTATCGAGAGTTTATTTATGATGGTTTAACCCATACAAGTGTTTTACAGATTCCGGAGTTTTCGGAATATGCTATATTGGTGGATAGTGTATCAAAACGCTACTCTGCCTGCGGAGCCCGGATAGGTTGTATTGTTTCTAAGAATAATGAGATAATGGCGGCCACTTTGAAGTTTGCCCAAGCACGGCTTTGCCCACCCACAATAGATCAATTAGCGGCTAACGCCTGTGTGTATTTGCCGGATGAATACTTTCATGAGATGGTAACAGAGTACCAATCTCGCCGGGATTTGGTATATGATGAACTCGTATCGATACCAGGTGTAATTTGTAAAAAACCGCAAGGAGCCTTTTATATTATTGCCAAGCTTCCCATTGCCAATGCTGAGGATTTTGTGATCTGGATGTTGGATAACTATCAGATGAATGGTGAAACTGTGATGGCAGCACCCGCAGAAGGATTTTACGCTAGTTCTGGCTTAGGGAAAGATGAATTACGCTTAGCTTACATTTTAAATAAAGAAGATCTTGGTAAGGCGATGAATATTTTTCGTGAAGGTCTTGCCCAATATATCAAAACCCACTAA
- a CDS encoding sigma-54 dependent transcriptional regulator produces the protein MTENPRILVVDDSRESLELIGLQLESKYQATLVSSLREAREKLTQCRYHIAIVDLVLPGENGLDLIREISSDYPYTAVIAISGQASIESAVMAMKLGASEFMVKPLRNPDLINILVEKTLQAQWLIAENRRLNAMLNNELDTDLIIGNSQPIQALIQKVKKISKLDTLALITGETGVGKSVFAELIHRNSPRRSQKFVSVNCGSLTETLLESLLFGHKRGAFTDATRDKVGYFQEANGGTLFLDEITETSLVFQVKLLKVLETGIYRAVGSDSDSTTDTRIIAATNKDIEAMVKENKFREDLYYRLNVINLHIPPLRERKDDIRVLANSFVHEFCKKYNKTELKVSPGVMSLLLKYKWKGNIRELRNALEHAVILAENKVIQPEDLPEAVSGGATSAENIGLIDNLNWAEARDAFTKHYIQSLLLKTGGNILRAAALADITRENFYKKCTKLGIDWRQYRNPSEYDNGGEI, from the coding sequence ATGACAGAAAACCCTCGGATCTTGGTAGTTGATGATTCTCGAGAAAGCCTGGAATTAATTGGTTTGCAACTTGAAAGTAAATATCAAGCTACTTTGGTATCTTCGTTGCGAGAAGCCAGAGAAAAGCTTACTCAATGCAGATATCACATTGCCATTGTAGATCTCGTATTACCCGGGGAAAATGGCTTAGATCTGATCCGGGAGATTTCCTCAGATTATCCTTATACTGCAGTTATTGCAATTAGCGGGCAGGCTTCTATTGAAAGTGCAGTAATGGCGATGAAACTAGGTGCAAGCGAGTTTATGGTAAAACCACTTCGAAATCCTGATCTTATCAACATCTTAGTAGAAAAAACTCTTCAAGCCCAATGGCTAATTGCCGAAAATCGACGCCTTAACGCCATGTTGAACAATGAATTGGATACAGACCTAATAATCGGTAATTCTCAACCAATCCAAGCCCTTATCCAGAAAGTTAAAAAGATTTCAAAGCTGGATACTCTAGCCTTAATAACCGGAGAAACAGGAGTGGGGAAAAGTGTTTTTGCAGAGTTGATTCATCGTAACAGCCCCAGACGATCACAAAAGTTCGTCTCAGTAAACTGTGGTAGTTTAACCGAAACTCTATTAGAAAGTCTGCTATTTGGGCACAAGCGCGGAGCATTTACCGATGCCACTAGAGATAAAGTTGGCTATTTCCAAGAAGCAAATGGGGGCACCCTTTTTCTCGATGAAATTACAGAGACTTCTCTGGTGTTTCAAGTAAAACTGCTTAAAGTGCTAGAAACAGGAATATATCGAGCGGTTGGTTCCGATTCGGATTCTACTACCGACACCAGAATAATAGCCGCTACTAATAAAGATATCGAAGCTATGGTTAAAGAAAATAAGTTCCGCGAGGATCTGTATTATCGTCTAAACGTAATAAATCTGCATATTCCACCCTTGCGAGAACGAAAAGATGATATTAGAGTTCTTGCCAACTCTTTTGTTCATGAGTTTTGCAAAAAATATAATAAGACTGAATTGAAGGTATCTCCTGGAGTTATGTCGCTGCTACTAAAATACAAATGGAAAGGTAATATTCGAGAATTGCGTAATGCTTTGGAGCATGCAGTAATACTGGCAGAAAATAAAGTAATTCAACCTGAAGACCTTCCTGAGGCGGTAAGCGGTGGAGCAACTTCGGCGGAAAACATAGGTTTAATAGATAATTTGAACTGGGCAGAAGCAAGAGATGCCTTTACCAAACACTATATACAAAGTCTTCTTTTAAAAACTGGTGGGAATATTCTTCGTGCTGCAGCACTGGCAGATATTACCCGAGAAAATTTTTATAAAAAATGCACAAAGCTGGGTATAGATTGGCGGCAATACCGTAATCCCAGCGAGTATGATAATGGTGGTGAGATATGA
- a CDS encoding sugar ABC transporter permease: MKTKWKISPYLYLLPALIIVVAFRLVPIVMSFVLSFFDWSLQGTGKFIGLENYAKMMKDPVFWQSMGNTFWLVIILVPTTIVLSLFFAVMLNKIKYLKGLFRIVYFMPFVTSLVAVSIVWKLIFNEQTGLMNTFLGYIGISPQAWLSESRGIFLIMFENLGFDKLPQFFHGPSQALFAIIIMTVWKGLGYNTIIYLAGLQNISKVYYEAAEIDGAGKGRQFWNITVPLISPTTFYVLIMTTITTFQAFSQIYLMTDKGGPLNTTKLIVYYIYERGFDVLEMGYASAVALALFILVLALTIFQRRMEKHVNY, from the coding sequence ATGAAAACAAAATGGAAGATTTCTCCATACCTATACCTTTTACCTGCATTAATAATAGTAGTAGCATTCCGTTTAGTTCCAATTGTTATGAGCTTTGTGCTCTCGTTTTTCGATTGGTCGCTACAGGGTACTGGTAAGTTTATTGGCTTGGAAAACTATGCAAAGATGATGAAGGATCCTGTGTTTTGGCAATCTATGGGTAATACTTTTTGGTTGGTGATAATTCTGGTGCCAACAACCATAGTTCTATCTTTATTTTTTGCCGTAATGCTGAATAAGATTAAGTATCTAAAGGGCTTGTTCCGCATCGTATATTTTATGCCCTTTGTTACTTCATTGGTTGCAGTATCTATTGTTTGGAAACTCATCTTCAATGAGCAAACTGGACTAATGAATACATTTTTGGGCTACATAGGCATATCTCCCCAGGCGTGGTTGTCGGAATCGAGAGGAATATTTCTGATAATGTTTGAAAATCTTGGTTTTGACAAACTACCTCAGTTTTTTCACGGTCCTTCACAGGCGTTGTTTGCCATAATTATTATGACAGTATGGAAGGGATTAGGGTACAACACGATAATCTATCTTGCTGGTTTACAGAACATATCCAAGGTTTATTATGAAGCAGCAGAAATAGATGGTGCAGGCAAAGGCAGACAGTTTTGGAACATAACGGTTCCGCTGATTTCTCCCACAACCTTTTATGTGCTTATAATGACGACGATTACCACATTCCAAGCCTTCTCGCAGATCTATTTGATGACCGATAAAGGCGGTCCGTTGAACACCACTAAGCTCATTGTATATTACATATATGAGCGGGGTTTTGATGTTTTGGAAATGGGCTATGCAAGTGCAGTTGCCCTAGCTTTGTTTATTCTTGTTCTGGCGCTTACTATTTTCCAGCGCAGAATGGAAAAACACGTAAACTATTAA
- a CDS encoding carbohydrate ABC transporter permease — translation MDKFRSIITYLILVIFGLTMVVPFLWMLSTSLMTQSEFNKQETLFIPKEEYHVWHNNDVEERILLVMDKGENSVIHVLDEDLNIVEEYKEVPSTQIELVRKKPSLHFLNFVKAFKKVPFGLYFYNTIYVSLFSLIGVLFTSLLSAYAFARMEFRGRDFFFYLFLSMMMVPQPIYMISSYVLLDKLNWLDTYNALIIPWIANIFTIFLFRQHFKSLPKELFDAASIDGCSTFGMLWRIVVPLSKPIIATASIFSLISSWNSFMWPLVMINRPELRVLQVGLSYFNQEASTQTTLLMAASTFSIVPILILFFFAQKQIIASYSRSGMKD, via the coding sequence ATGGATAAATTTAGAAGCATCATTACCTACTTGATCTTGGTTATTTTTGGATTGACCATGGTTGTGCCCTTTTTATGGATGTTATCAACATCTCTTATGACTCAATCTGAATTCAATAAACAAGAAACTCTATTTATTCCCAAAGAAGAATATCACGTTTGGCATAATAACGATGTAGAGGAACGGATTCTTTTGGTTATGGACAAGGGTGAAAACAGCGTTATTCATGTTTTGGATGAGGACTTGAACATTGTAGAGGAATATAAAGAAGTTCCATCCACACAAATTGAACTCGTCCGTAAAAAACCAAGCTTGCATTTCTTGAACTTTGTGAAAGCCTTTAAAAAGGTACCTTTTGGCTTGTATTTCTATAATACAATTTACGTATCGTTGTTCAGTTTGATAGGAGTGCTGTTTACATCGTTGTTATCTGCCTACGCTTTTGCCAGAATGGAGTTTAGGGGTAGAGATTTCTTCTTTTACCTCTTTTTGTCGATGATGATGGTTCCTCAGCCGATTTACATGATTTCTTCTTATGTATTATTGGATAAATTGAATTGGTTGGATACCTACAATGCCCTTATAATTCCTTGGATAGCGAATATTTTTACCATATTCCTCTTCCGTCAGCATTTTAAATCCTTACCCAAAGAACTTTTCGATGCAGCATCTATCGATGGTTGTTCAACTTTTGGAATGCTATGGAGAATTGTTGTTCCACTATCAAAACCAATTATTGCCACAGCCTCTATATTCTCTCTTATTTCCAGTTGGAATAGTTTTATGTGGCCACTCGTGATGATAAACCGTCCCGAACTAAGAGTATTACAAGTAGGATTAAGCTATTTTAACCAAGAAGCTTCTACGCAGACTACGCTGTTGATGGCAGCATCAACATTTAGTATTGTGCCAATCCTAATTCTCTTCTTCTTTGCTCAGAAACAGATAATTGCCAGCTATTCTCGTAGCGGGATGAAAGACTAA